Proteins from a single region of Anaerolineales bacterium:
- the rnc gene encoding ribonuclease III, whose translation MEYLPGSSQPEESPLDFSQRIGIKFNNIGLLSRALTHRSYYNEHKDAIEDNERLEFLGDAVLDFLVAAWLYHRFPEMAEGQLTRLRAALVGNEQLAQFAGDINLGAAMRLGHGEAENGGRDRIPLLGSTFEALVGALYLDHDMDDVWKFMDPIIEPAVKRIMIDQVEHHPKSILQEWSQSKGFGTPVYKTVGDSGPDHDKYFEVEVLIDGIEYGHGSGHSKQAAAKIAAKNALEKLGIR comes from the coding sequence ATGGAATATCTCCCAGGGAGCAGTCAACCCGAAGAATCTCCACTGGATTTTTCTCAACGTATTGGCATCAAATTTAATAACATTGGATTGTTGTCTCGCGCCCTCACCCACCGATCTTATTACAATGAGCACAAGGATGCCATCGAGGACAACGAGCGCCTCGAGTTTCTTGGTGATGCCGTTTTGGATTTCCTGGTGGCTGCCTGGCTCTACCATCGCTTCCCAGAAATGGCTGAAGGCCAGCTGACCAGGCTCCGGGCAGCCCTGGTTGGTAATGAACAACTGGCGCAATTTGCTGGAGACATAAATCTGGGAGCAGCCATGCGGTTAGGTCATGGCGAAGCTGAAAATGGCGGGCGCGATCGTATCCCACTGCTTGGTTCGACATTCGAAGCATTGGTTGGAGCGCTTTATCTCGACCATGATATGGATGATGTCTGGAAATTCATGGATCCAATCATCGAACCAGCGGTGAAACGGATCATGATCGATCAAGTCGAACACCATCCGAAGAGCATATTACAAGAATGGTCACAATCGAAAGGCTTTGGAACCCCGGTTTATAAAACCGTGGGCGATTCAGGCCCAGATCATGACAAATATTTCGAGGTTGAAGTCCTTATTGACGGAATCGAGTACGGTCACGGCTCGGGGCATAGTAAACAAGCTGCAGCCAAGATTGCTGCCAAAAATGCGCTCGAAAAATTAGGGATCAGATAA
- the moaC gene encoding cyclic pyranopterin monophosphate synthase MoaC, with protein sequence MKQELTHLDETGRARMVDVSNKDVTERVAIAGGEVVMQPKTLELIRAGLIKKGDVLNTAQVAGIMAAKRTAELIPMCHPLPLHDIQVELTPDDNLSGIRICATVKTIAKTGVEMEALTAVAVAGLTIYDMAKAVEKTMRIQNIRLIKKTGGQSGDVINE encoded by the coding sequence ATGAAACAGGAATTAACCCATTTGGATGAAACTGGACGTGCCAGGATGGTTGATGTCAGTAATAAAGACGTAACGGAGCGGGTAGCGATCGCTGGCGGTGAAGTAGTCATGCAGCCCAAAACGCTTGAGCTGATCCGTGCCGGCTTAATCAAAAAGGGGGATGTCCTGAACACTGCCCAGGTGGCAGGTATTATGGCTGCCAAGCGGACCGCAGAGTTGATCCCCATGTGTCATCCGCTACCGCTGCACGATATTCAGGTTGAATTAACCCCTGACGATAACTTGTCAGGGATTCGGATTTGCGCTACCGTTAAAACGATCGCAAAAACCGGTGTTGAAATGGAAGCCCTGACGGCTGTGGCTGTGGCTGGCTTAACCATCTATGATATGGCCAAGGCTGTAGAAAAGACCATGCGCATCCAGAATATCCGCCTGATAAAAAAGACCGGCGGTCAGAGTGGGGATGTCATCAATGAGTAA